Proteins encoded within one genomic window of Spirulina major PCC 6313:
- a CDS encoding DUF4114 domain-containing protein codes for MKSFTLKTLSLTLAAATALFSAGAANAQAMNLRDSNEDLFNLFNSMVNSERLEIKDSAAKLIDLDPETLRWLDGAQPLEVYFINEGASLRNILSYSVNSGEKQTIFSDVSSSESIIAEADGALRLGDGVSLGTFTGDTQLDFYLKQYNAKTGNSRYTFGTKAGENPDGLQHFIARSYYDEATAEYWTLIGVEDLFGTKESGKSDRDFNDAVFAVRGLTGDPVPGTTPVPEPATLLGLLGVAALGALKVRRDEA; via the coding sequence ATGAAATCCTTCACCCTGAAAACCCTCAGCTTGACCCTTGCCGCTGCTACCGCTTTATTCTCCGCTGGCGCAGCTAATGCCCAAGCCATGAACCTACGCGACAGCAACGAAGACCTCTTCAATCTCTTCAACAGCATGGTCAACTCCGAGCGCTTAGAAATCAAAGACAGCGCCGCGAAATTAATTGACCTTGATCCCGAAACCCTGCGCTGGCTCGATGGCGCTCAACCCCTCGAAGTCTACTTCATCAACGAAGGCGCAAGCTTGCGCAACATCCTGTCTTACTCCGTCAACAGTGGCGAAAAACAAACCATTTTCAGTGATGTCTCTTCGTCTGAAAGTATCATCGCCGAAGCAGACGGTGCTTTGCGCTTGGGTGATGGTGTCAGCCTCGGTACCTTTACCGGTGACACCCAACTCGACTTCTACCTGAAGCAGTACAACGCGAAAACGGGTAACTCCCGCTACACCTTCGGCACGAAAGCGGGCGAAAACCCCGATGGTCTCCAGCACTTCATCGCCCGTTCCTACTACGATGAAGCCACTGCTGAATATTGGACGCTGATCGGCGTTGAAGATTTGTTCGGTACGAAAGAATCCGGCAAATCTGACCGTGACTTTAATGATGCTGTCTTCGCTGTCCGTGGTTTGACCGGCGATCCTGTGCCCGGAACGACTCCGGTTCCCGAACCTGCTACCTTGTTAGGTCTCTTGGGTGTTGCTGCCCTGGGTGCGCTCAAAGTCCGCCGCGACGAAGCCTAG
- the gloA gene encoding lactoylglutathione lyase: MRMLHTMLRVGNLDESLAFYCDVLGMKLLRKKDYPGGEFTLAFVGYGDESDNTVIELTYNWGTDHYDIGGGYGHIALGVEDIYSNCEQIKARGGKVVREPGPMKHGTTVIAFVEDPTGYKIELIQLKAAPQGDTAATAGTAR, translated from the coding sequence ATGCGCATGCTCCACACCATGCTCCGCGTCGGCAATCTTGACGAATCCCTCGCCTTCTACTGCGATGTTTTAGGCATGAAGCTCCTTCGCAAAAAAGACTATCCCGGCGGTGAATTTACCCTCGCCTTTGTGGGCTATGGGGACGAATCCGACAACACCGTGATTGAACTTACCTATAACTGGGGCACAGACCACTACGACATCGGCGGCGGCTATGGTCACATTGCCCTAGGGGTGGAAGACATTTACAGCAACTGCGAGCAAATCAAAGCCCGTGGGGGTAAAGTCGTCCGCGAACCGGGCCCGATGAAACACGGCACGACGGTGATCGCCTTTGTGGAAGATCCCACCGGCTACAAAATTGAATTGATCCAACTCAAGGCCGCTCCCCAAGGGGACACCGCCGCCACCGCAGGAACCGCTCGTTAA
- a CDS encoding HAD-IB family hydrolase encodes MILAVFDLDHTLTKRESLLLFFCVVRGWPRFVGGLVRLMPAIARYALKQIDNQRLKQAFCREYLGQWERSTVTAWGERFTDRYLWGMLRPAAVERLRWHQAQGHRTLIVSASPELYLRPLAERLGVDGVLGTRLVTVAGRLTGEIDGANCYGPEKVRRLRELVGELGGYEIYAYGDSRGDRELLAIATHPYYRCFGP; translated from the coding sequence ATGATTTTAGCTGTTTTTGATCTGGATCACACCTTAACGAAACGGGAATCACTTCTGCTATTTTTTTGCGTTGTGCGGGGGTGGCCACGCTTTGTGGGGGGGCTGGTGAGGTTGATGCCGGCGATCGCTCGCTACGCCCTCAAGCAGATTGACAACCAACGGCTGAAGCAGGCGTTTTGTCGGGAATATTTGGGGCAATGGGAACGGTCTACGGTGACGGCATGGGGGGAACGGTTTACGGATCGATACCTATGGGGGATGCTGCGCCCCGCAGCCGTCGAGCGGCTCCGCTGGCATCAAGCCCAGGGACACCGAACGCTGATCGTCAGTGCTTCACCGGAACTGTATTTGCGGCCTTTGGCTGAACGCTTAGGGGTGGATGGGGTGTTGGGGACGCGCTTAGTGACGGTGGCGGGGCGGTTGACGGGGGAGATTGACGGGGCGAATTGTTATGGGCCCGAAAAGGTGCGGCGGCTGCGGGAACTGGTGGGGGAGTTGGGGGGGTATGAAATCTATGCCTATGGCGATAGTCGGGGCGATCGCGAATTATTAGCGATCGCCACTCACCCCTATTACCGTTGTTTTGGCCCGTGA
- a CDS encoding caspase family protein has protein sequence MVNLSRRHFLQATGAALATAGLHQVFSHQQTVLAQPTRRKLALIVGINDYAEAPLKGCVNDAILQQRLLVHRFGFHPDDVVMLLDADATRQSILDAFEEHLIKQAKPGDVAMFHYSGHGSLVRDPHPIFVDRRHRGMNGTFVPVDSTLPSRYPDEGGSVNDIMGHTLFLLMSALKTENFTAVLDSCHAGGATRDLRVRSRDVNEKITIADAEKAYQEDWLARLDWTHDQFVERYRAGVANGVVLAGAQRLQLAIDEQFPGFSAGAFTYRLTQHLWQTETTPYDAIAHINRSMPRFYRQRSLWEAEQGSGYEAEPMYFIDEPNPTAAAIAVTVEGDRAALLIVGIHPSEITPGQVFQSSDRAAWVEVRDRQGLVAIGQVRGTLQSGTPLQLRR, from the coding sequence ATGGTTAATTTGTCACGTCGCCACTTTCTGCAAGCCACCGGAGCCGCCCTCGCCACCGCCGGACTGCATCAGGTGTTCAGCCACCAGCAAACGGTGCTCGCTCAACCCACCCGGCGTAAACTCGCCCTGATTGTGGGCATCAATGACTATGCAGAAGCTCCCCTCAAAGGGTGCGTTAATGATGCGATTTTGCAGCAGCGGTTATTAGTGCATCGGTTCGGCTTTCATCCGGATGATGTGGTGATGTTGCTGGATGCCGATGCGACGCGGCAAAGTATTCTTGATGCCTTTGAAGAGCATTTAATTAAACAGGCTAAACCGGGGGATGTGGCAATGTTCCACTATTCGGGGCATGGGTCATTAGTGCGCGATCCGCATCCGATTTTTGTCGATCGCAGACATCGAGGCATGAACGGTACATTTGTTCCGGTGGATTCGACGTTGCCGAGTCGATATCCGGATGAAGGGGGAAGCGTTAATGACATTATGGGACATACGTTATTCCTGTTAATGTCGGCGCTCAAAACGGAGAATTTCACAGCGGTTTTAGATAGTTGTCATGCTGGGGGGGCGACTCGTGATTTGCGGGTGCGATCGCGCGATGTTAATGAAAAAATCACCATTGCTGACGCAGAAAAAGCCTATCAAGAAGACTGGTTAGCGCGGCTCGATTGGACCCATGATCAGTTTGTCGAGCGGTATCGTGCGGGGGTGGCGAATGGTGTGGTTTTGGCCGGAGCCCAACGGCTGCAATTGGCGATTGATGAACAATTTCCGGGTTTTAGTGCGGGGGCGTTTACCTATCGTCTGACGCAACATCTCTGGCAAACCGAGACAACGCCCTATGATGCGATCGCCCATATCAACAGGAGTATGCCTCGCTTCTATCGACAACGTTCGCTCTGGGAAGCGGAACAGGGCAGCGGCTATGAGGCAGAGCCGATGTATTTTATTGACGAACCCAACCCCACGGCGGCAGCGATCGCGGTCACGGTTGAAGGCGATCGCGCCGCTCTGTTGATTGTGGGGATTCATCCCAGTGAGATCACGCCGGGACAAGTTTTCCAATCCAGCGATCGCGCGGCATGGGTGGAGGTGCGCGATCGGCAAGGTCTGGTGGCGATCGGTCAAGTGCGTGGCACGTTACAATCTGGAACTCCCCTCCAGTTACGCCGTTAA
- a CDS encoding CHAT domain-containing protein: protein MSWRLGVVGGLLLSGLWAGEGQVVAPVEARLGEWAGCWQSGGGANESRSTGVPACQGMELEPEFPQEWLLAQDSPQREPLVFEGQLSEESRVFDLDGSYFNVHTFTGQAGETLKIDLVSDEFDALVILLDPDSNNIAQNNDGGENENARLVITLPADGEYSILANSYQAGEVGEYQITLQGAMANNEVAVPSAEGDEADQLFDEGYALVQEGTADSLRAAIEKFEAAIPLYQAVNNTFGEAAVLLNSGNVYADLGLRAEALETYQKSLTLWQELTENTTDQDQQTAQNQQAITLNSIGLVYSNWGEYRGALNYFNQALPLLQRVGDRAGEATTLNNIGTVYHDLWDMGKALEYYEQALPLYQAVDDRAGEATLLNNMALVYSVLGQKRQALESLQQVLAIDQEIGNDRDRATTLHNIARSYSDLEDYNQALAYYDQALLLKRKVGDLDGEGQTLGNMAWVHLEQENPTDARRTIQSALDIFEQLRTATPPGELRQAYVATVQGYYLLYLDILMALHQQNPNSPENYAAQAFQLSEGIRARVLVEQLAEANLDIRAGVDPQLLDRERQLTQQLSATEQRRITLTKGGSASQAEIDAIKAKIQQTLQNLQTVESQIRSQSPAYAQLKFPEPLTLQQVQDQILDHNTLLLEYVVGEFRGFLFVVSKTDLHIMELPDRITIEMAVNAYLEKLRDPTFTDLSQGDALSQMLLGTIPEKNPDKRLLIVSNGKLQRLPFAALPLPVSPPEVPGDTLPTVPLIAQHEIINLPSATTLAIQRQTWADRAPAPKTIALIADPVFEANDDRFADNVNPEDLGNQDLSELIPLEIATRAGCLGFQRLENTAIEAKNILNLVPNGETLLATGFDANHATATSSDLNQYNILHLATHGCIQDNARLSNLALSSYQENGEFFENSALHLQDIYNLKLNAELVVLSACETGTGNDVAGEGIVGMTSGFMYAGAKRVLVSLWSVSDVGTADLMTKYYQAMWQDGRDPHTALREAQLEFWLSGGDYRAPYYWAAFTMQGEF from the coding sequence ATGTCTTGGCGTTTGGGGGTTGTGGGGGGTCTATTGCTGTCGGGTTTGTGGGCAGGGGAGGGACAGGTAGTTGCGCCAGTGGAAGCGCGTCTCGGTGAATGGGCTGGATGTTGGCAATCGGGGGGTGGAGCGAACGAATCCCGTAGCACAGGTGTCCCCGCCTGCCAGGGTATGGAACTTGAGCCGGAATTCCCCCAAGAATGGCTCCTGGCGCAAGACTCGCCACAACGGGAACCTTTAGTTTTTGAAGGGCAACTAAGCGAAGAGAGTCGGGTTTTTGACTTGGATGGCTCTTATTTCAATGTTCATACTTTTACGGGTCAGGCAGGCGAAACGCTCAAGATTGATTTAGTCAGCGATGAGTTTGATGCTTTAGTAATCTTGCTTGATCCCGATAGCAATAATATTGCTCAAAATAATGACGGTGGCGAGAATGAAAACGCGAGACTTGTGATTACTTTGCCTGCTGATGGAGAGTATTCAATACTGGCGAATTCTTATCAGGCAGGAGAAGTTGGTGAATATCAGATTACCTTGCAAGGTGCAATGGCGAATAATGAAGTTGCAGTGCCAAGTGCGGAAGGAGATGAAGCTGATCAGCTTTTTGATGAAGGATATGCGCTGGTTCAAGAAGGGACGGCGGACTCGTTACGAGCAGCAATAGAAAAGTTTGAAGCCGCGATTCCTCTCTATCAAGCGGTCAATAATACATTTGGGGAAGCCGCTGTGTTATTGAATTCAGGAAATGTTTATGCTGATTTAGGGTTAAGAGCTGAAGCATTAGAAACCTATCAAAAATCATTAACTCTCTGGCAAGAGCTAACTGAAAACACAACCGATCAAGATCAACAAACTGCACAAAATCAGCAAGCAATTACACTCAATAGTATTGGTCTTGTCTATAGTAACTGGGGGGAATATCGCGGGGCGTTGAATTACTTTAACCAAGCTTTACCTCTTTTACAAAGAGTGGGCGATCGCGCCGGAGAAGCCACAACATTGAATAACATTGGAACGGTTTATCATGACCTTTGGGATATGGGTAAAGCCTTAGAATACTACGAGCAAGCTTTGCCGTTATATCAAGCCGTAGACGATCGCGCCGGGGAAGCAACCCTACTCAATAATATGGCGCTTGTTTACAGTGTGTTAGGGCAAAAACGCCAAGCATTAGAGTCTTTGCAGCAAGTTTTAGCCATTGATCAAGAGATCGGGAATGATCGCGATAGGGCCACAACACTCCATAATATTGCGCGAAGTTATAGTGATTTAGAGGACTACAACCAGGCTTTAGCCTATTATGACCAAGCCTTATTACTCAAACGCAAAGTTGGTGACCTGGATGGCGAAGGCCAGACCCTCGGTAACATGGCTTGGGTTCACCTCGAACAGGAAAATCCCACAGATGCCCGGCGTACCATTCAATCGGCACTTGACATCTTTGAACAACTCCGCACTGCAACCCCACCAGGGGAACTGCGCCAAGCCTACGTTGCCACCGTTCAAGGTTACTACTTACTGTATCTTGACATCTTGATGGCACTGCATCAGCAGAATCCTAACAGCCCTGAAAACTATGCTGCCCAAGCCTTTCAATTGAGTGAGGGTATCCGTGCTCGTGTTCTCGTCGAACAACTCGCCGAAGCTAACCTCGACATCCGTGCTGGCGTAGATCCCCAACTCCTCGATCGCGAACGCCAACTCACTCAACAACTCAGCGCCACCGAACAACGCCGCATCACCCTCACCAAAGGCGGCAGCGCCAGCCAAGCCGAAATTGATGCCATTAAAGCCAAAATCCAACAAACCCTCCAAAACCTGCAAACCGTCGAGAGCCAAATTCGCAGCCAAAGCCCCGCTTACGCTCAACTAAAATTCCCTGAACCGTTAACCCTGCAACAAGTTCAAGATCAAATTCTCGATCATAATACCCTGTTATTAGAATATGTCGTGGGTGAATTTCGTGGTTTCTTATTTGTTGTCAGTAAGACAGATTTACACATCATGGAATTGCCAGACAGAATTACAATTGAGATGGCAGTGAATGCGTATCTCGAAAAACTGCGTGATCCAACGTTTACTGACCTATCCCAAGGGGATGCACTTAGTCAAATGTTACTGGGGACTATTCCCGAAAAAAACCCCGATAAACGCCTCCTCATTGTCAGTAACGGTAAACTGCAACGCCTGCCTTTTGCCGCCCTACCCTTGCCTGTTTCGCCCCCCGAAGTTCCTGGCGACACCCTGCCCACCGTCCCCCTGATCGCGCAACACGAAATTATCAATCTGCCCTCCGCCACCACCCTCGCCATCCAACGCCAAACCTGGGCCGATCGCGCCCCCGCCCCCAAAACGATCGCTCTCATCGCCGACCCTGTTTTTGAAGCTAACGACGATCGCTTCGCCGATAACGTCAACCCCGAAGACCTCGGCAATCAAGACCTATCCGAATTAATTCCCCTCGAAATTGCCACCCGTGCCGGATGTTTAGGGTTTCAACGGTTGGAGAATACCGCGATCGAAGCGAAAAATATTCTTAACTTAGTTCCCAATGGAGAAACCTTGCTCGCCACCGGATTCGATGCCAACCACGCCACCGCCACCAGCTCTGATTTAAACCAATATAATATTTTGCATCTCGCCACCCACGGCTGTATTCAAGACAATGCGCGACTCTCCAATTTAGCCCTCTCCAGTTATCAAGAAAACGGTGAATTTTTCGAGAATTCAGCTCTCCATTTACAGGATATTTATAACCTGAAATTAAATGCGGAATTGGTGGTCTTGAGTGCCTGTGAAACGGGGACGGGGAATGATGTGGCGGGGGAAGGAATTGTGGGGATGACCAGCGGGTTTATGTATGCGGGAGCGAAGCGGGTTTTGGTGAGTTTGTGGAGTGTGAGCGATGTGGGAACTGCCGATCTAATGACCAAATATTATCAAGCCATGTGGCAAGACGGACGTGATCCGCATACGGCATTGCGGGAAGCCCAGTTAGAATTTTGGCTCAGTGGGGGCGATTATCGCGCCCCCTATTATTGGGCGGCGTTTACGATGCAGGGGGAGTTTTGA